The segment cgtatgtttgtgtgtgcgtgtgtttgtttgtgtgtgtgtgtttgtgtgtgcgtgtgtgtgtgtgcgtgtgtttgtttgtgcgtgtgtgtgtttgtgtgtttgtctgtgtgtgtgtgtttgtgtgtgtgcgcgtgtgtttttgtgtgtgtgtttgtgtgtttgtgtgtgcgtttgtgtgtgtgtgcgtgtgtttgggtgtttgtgtgtgtgtgtgtgtgtgtgtgtgtgtgtcaggaggaGCAGCTAAGCTTCACTCGGCTCGTCCGTCAGTTTCACTACACGGTGTGGCCGGATCATGGCGTCCCAGAGACCACACAGTCCCTCATCCAGTTCGTCCGGACCGTCCGGGACTACGTCAACAGGAGTCCTGGATCTGGACCCACTGTGGTCCACTGCAGGTACACAACCAGGCCACACAGGAAGTTCACACTAAATCAACTGTGGATCCGTTCCTCCAGACGGAGCCCTGCACTgtctttgtcagtgtttttgactggagtttggtgtgtgtgtgtgtgtgtgtgtgtgtgtgtgtgtgtgtgtctgtgtgtgtgtgtgtgtgtgtgtgtgtgtgtgtgtgtcagtgccgGAGTGGGTCGGACAGGGACCTTCATCGTTCTGGATCGAGTGCTGCAGCAGTTGGACACCAAGGACACTGTGGACATCTACGGCTCCGTCTTCGACCTGAGACTCCACCGCTCACACATGGTGCAGACGGAGGTGGGACACCATTGTCAGCAGGGGATTCTGGgagttttctgtgtgtg is part of the Plectropomus leopardus isolate mb unplaced genomic scaffold, YSFRI_Pleo_2.0 unplaced_scaffold20627, whole genome shotgun sequence genome and harbors:
- the LOC121965569 gene encoding receptor-type tyrosine-protein phosphatase beta-like, with protein sequence WVFVCVCVCVCVCQEEQLSFTRLVRQFHYTVWPDHGVPETTQSLIQFVRTVRDYVNRSPGSGPTVVHCSAGVGRTGTFIVLDRVLQQLDTKDTVDIYGSVFDLRLHRSHMVQTESQYSYLHQCIRDVLRARKFRSEQESLLCPVYENVHYTSPRGQ